Part of the Paenibacillus aurantius genome, AATTGTTGGACATTAGAGAAACGGGTATTATTCTGTTCTGCGAGAATTACGAATTAGCGCTAAAGTTTTATTCTGAACAACTTGGCTTGAATATCCGTGAACGAGGTAAGGACTTATCCATTCTGAATTTCGGTGGCAGTTACCTCATGCTTGAAGGCCACGGCGTGGCTTCAGACAAGGAGAAAACAAGAGCACAAAATCCAACGGTAATTCGGTTCAACGTTAATCATTTTGCTTCAGCTGTTTCCGATCTCGTGGCACGTGGAATAAAGGTTGAGGTAAAGAGCTTCCAATGGGGAACGATAGGGGTTGTTATGGATCCCGAAGGAAATCGAATTGAATTGAAAGGGTAAGCCAACAAAATTAACCAACCAAAAAGAAAGCGGTTTTTCTTTTGGTCAGAAATAACATTAAGCATAACAGAGCCATACAAAAAAGAAACCCTGACCAGCAAGGTCAGGATTTCAAGTTTTTTTGCCGCGTTAACCCCGTCGGAAGCCTTCTTCCGCCATATACTCTTCCACTTCCTCATAAGTCTCGCAGGCCGATTCCAGGTTGGCGCCGGCGTAGATGTACCACAGCTCATCCTCGTAGAAGACGCGCAGTTGTTCGCCCTCCGAACCAGTCCAGTATTCTTCCTTGTTCCCGGCTTCATTCTGCCGCCGGTCTCCGGCCTCGGACTCCCCGGGTTCACCCGTCAGGGAGCGGATGCTTTCGGCGATCAGCTGGCGGAGTGGCTCCGCCTCGTAGTCACGGATGTTGACGAAGCCTTTGTCATTGACGTCATAACCCTGCAGACGGCCGGCATACACGAAGCCGTTTCCGTTCGGATGCAGGTGATAGGCGACCGTTTTCTTGTCGTAGGCGCTTCCGGGGTAATGGTAATTGATCCTCCCGAGGGAGACCTCATGGCGCTCCAGTTCGGGAAATTTATCGAGAATGGCCAGCTTTTCTTCATAAGTAAGCATGCGGGACACCGTCTTTCAAGGGATTGGAAAAAGCTCGTTTCATTCATGCTGCCGTGATTATATCATACGGGGGATAGGGGGACCAAACGGCACCTTCCTTCCGCTTGACAACCATTCAGCTTTCATGTTATTTTGTAATTAGTAATTAACTTACTTAAATATAGTAACGATAAAAATAGTCAATTGCCTATACTAAGTTTATAAACGGACAGGAGTGTGAAAACAATGGCCGTCTCTTATTTCATCGGGCATGGCTCGCCCATACTGGCGCTGGAACAGAACGGGTATACGGAAGACATGAGAAAGCTGGGGGAATCCCTCGGCAAGCCGGATGGCGTTGTGGTATTCACGGCCCATTGGACAAGGCCCGGCCTGATGCTGACCGCAACGGACGGCGTGCAGGAAACCATTCACGATTTCGGCGGCTTCCCGGATGAATTGTTCCAAGTTCAGTATCCGGCCAAAGGCTCCGCCCGCATCGCGGAAGAGCTTCGGGAGCGGCTCACGTCGGAGGGAATCGGCGCTCAGGTTACGGATGCGAGAGGACTCGATCATGGCGTATGGGTAATCCTGCGCCACCTGTTTCCTGAAGCGGACGTTCCGGTTATCGCTGTCTCGGTCGATCCCTCGCTGCCGCCGCAGGAGCAGTACCGCATCGGACAGGCGCTAAGCGGGTGGACGGACCGTAACGTGGTAATCATCGGCAGCGGATCGACCGTCCATAATTTCCGCGAGATGTCCTTCGGCCGTCCGGACGCTGCCGATCCGTGGGCGAAGGAGTTTGACGACTGGCTGGTCGAGCGGATGCGCCAAGGGGAAACGGAAGCCCTCTTCGCCTACCGCGACAGTGCTCCCCACGGCAGAAGGGCGACCCCCGATTACGAGCATTTCCTGCCGCTGTTCATTGCGCTGGGAGCGGGAAGCGGGGAAGCGGAGCTGCTTCACCAGAGCTACCAATACGGCTCCTTGAGCCACCTTATCATCCGTTTCGGCTAAGCCGGCCGCCCGGCGCATGAAGAGGCTGTTCCTTTGGAGGTTTATCCTTCCGGAGGGGCGGCCTTTTTGAGTTTCTTCAACGGTTCCCGATATTCATCAGTCCGGAGTTCCGCATAGTCGCTTTCACACGCAGTTCAATGTCCAACTGAGGATAATACTCCGAACGCCAGTTCTTCAGCTCCTCATACGGAAGACGGCCGCGGAACAATTGGCCGAACCCGAAAATATCCGCCTGCTCCCGTTTCAGCTTCGTGATCATGGTCTGGAACTGGCCGGCCACCAGCTTCTCCAGCTCCTGGTTGATTTGGTCGGGCGAGATGGAGCCTTTGGTCTCCTGAATGATATAGGACAGGGTCATGTCGATCGTAAGACGGGGCCGCCCCTTCACCAGGCGGGGCTTGTTGGTGACCTTGGCGCGGACGATGGAGACGCTCGCCTGCTCCATGACCTCAATCACCGCCCCTTGGAAGTTGTTCCGGTAAATATTCAGAAGGACCGTCTCGTCGGGCGTGATGCGGCTGACCATGCGGTCCTGTTTGATCACCCCGGAGCCAACGAACTGAATCATCCCTTCCTTGGCCGGCCGGACAATGGGGATGATGCCGTCTTGGGTATAGGCGTGGAGTCCCCTGTAAGCCTCCCATACGCGGTAGATCGGAATCGCCGGTGTCCACCCGGCCTGCTTTCCGAAGAAATTCAGAAAAGTGGTCCCTTCCCGCTCCACATTGACCTGGGTCGAGCGAAGCAGCCCGGTAATATCGCGGTCCGTTACCGCGAGAAAAGCCTTGGTGGCGATTTCGCGGGATCGGACCGCATATTCGACCTCGCTGCGTATGCTTTTCTCCGCCACCTCCTCATGCAGAACGATCAGCTTCATGTGAAGCAGATCGACCTGATTCTCCATGTTTCGTTTGATCCGGTCCAAAGCTTTGGTCAGGGTTTCCGCTTCCTCGTTCACAATCCGTACTTCCGTTTTGTTCGGCCCGGGGATCGGAACCTGCAGAGTGACCTTGTATCGATTGCCTTCTCCATGGGAAATCCCCATGACGGTAGGCAGGACGCGATGGTTGATGTCCTTGATTCCCCAGCATCCCGGAAGAGTCCCAAGGAGGACAACGGCAGCCAGAAGAGATACGGCCAGACGGGGGATTCCGCGGTTCATGCCGGCACCTTCTTTCGGCGGGAGACCCAGTAGACGGATAGAGGCAGAACGAACAGGCAGTAGAACCTTATCGGATTAAGAAGCCAAGCGGACTGCTCGATATAGAACCAGCCTTTCAGAGAGACGGCCATGCAGAAGGCGAAAGCCGCCACGGCCCAGCTCATGGGCCCCAGCTTCAGCCGGGGGAGCACCCGGGTTCCGATCTTGGCAATCGCGTGAATGTTGATGGCAAACAGCAGGAAGGCGAACATCATAGAAGCGACGACATAGAAGACGGTCAGCCGGTCAAAGGCGAGCCAGGGAATCTCCACGGTATCCATGGAGACGATGACGGGGAAGGGAAGCTGGGTGCTGTTTTCCTGCCCGTAAATAAACAGCGGCATGTAGACAAAGTACAGGTTGAACAGCATGACAACCCCCCAGGCGCCGTAGAACCATTTGGTTTTGATTGGGGCGGCTGCGGGAAAGAGGCCGATCAAGGTAAACCCCATAAAGGTGCCAAAGCCCGTATAGGTATCCGGCCTGCGGATAAACGAGAAGCTGGGATCCCAGGCGGGGGCCGCGTTGTGAAGCTGAAAGTTCGGAATGCAGCCCAGCAGGGACAGAAGGACGACCGGTATGCAAATGAAAGCCACCAAGGTGCCAGCCCGGAGGATCACTCCCATTCCCTTAAGACTCGCATAGAGCGGAATGGAGATAAACGGAAAGACAAGCGCCCAGATGGGGGTGTCGGGAAGGAAGACAATGGTGATGAGCTCGGCAAAGGAGCGGGTCAGGTTGGAAAAGGCGATCAGCAAATACAGGCCGAACGGAACGAGAACCAGCCAAGTCCATCCGGCCCCCCGGTTCGAGAGAATATCGATCATGTCCTGATTCGGAAACACGCGGAGTCCCTTAAGCAGAATCCACATGAAAAAGAGCTCCACCAGGCTCCCGAACAGCACCACCTCCCAATGGGCCTGTTGGGTGCTCCGCAGGATAAACTCGGGATACACAAAGACCGAAAGGCTGAAATGAATGCACATAAAGGCAAGAACGGCCGACAGGGAACGGTTAGCCATCGGAAGCCTCCTCCTTCTTCCATAAGCTCACAAAGGGAATGCCGTAAAACGATACCTGGCTCATATAGAAGCCAAGCACAAACAGCCCGGCAAAGATGCCGAAAATTCCATAGATGCCGGCAAAGAGCAGAAGGAAGTACTTCAGCAGCCTGAGGGTGAAGGACGTCTGAACGGAGATCACGACAAAGTTGGCTATGGTGGAGGCCGCGACTACAATAATCAGGAGGTTGCTGACCAGGCGGGCTTCTACCAGCGCTTGGCCGACAATGATCCCTCCGACCATCGTAATGGCCGGTCCGATGCTTTTCGGGAGCCTTAAGCTGGCTTCCAGGATAAGCTCTACAATAAGCAGGACGAACAGCATTTCCACCATGGCCGGATAAGGAACGCCTAATCGGCTTTCGGCGACGGAAAGAGCAAGCTGAACACGTAGCAAATCCGGGTTAACGGAGATAAGGGCGACGTAAAGCCCAGGCAGGGCAATGGCTAAGAAGAAGGCCAAGATCCGGAGGATGCGCATAAAAATCAGAACCAGATAAGGAAATTCCCGGTCCGTGGCCAGAAAGAAGCTGTCCGTCCACAGCTTGGGCAGAACAAGGGCGAAGGGAAGTCCGCTTAGCAGAAGGACCACCCGGCCTTGTTTAAGATAGTAGACCGCCTGGGCCGGAAGCTCCGTGGTTAAGGCGGTGGGAATGAGACTCCACGATCTTCCCCCCATCAGAATGAAGAATTCCTGAAGGCATCCGAATTCCTGATCACGGATCTGGGTGAGCTGATCCCTGACCTTGCGGAGAAGGGAGCGATGGACCCTGCCTTCGAGGTAGAATAGAGAGATTTCATGAACCTGAACCGAGCCGACCGAGAACGATTCGTGCTGGAGAAAACGGGAGTTCATGCGGCTGCGCAAAATCCCGATGTTAACGTCCAGGGATTCGTTGAAGGCATCGAGAGGTCCCAGGACAACGGACTCGTTGGCCGATTCCTCCACTCCCCGGTAGATCTTCCGGGATACAGGCGGGACAGCCATCCCCTCGCCTCCGTCTTCCGGTACGATGAGAAGCTTGCCTTTTGCAAGGGCCAGGAAAGCCTCGGGAAGGGTGGGGATTCGTTCTCCGCCTAAGCGAAGGGACAGCCCGGCCATCCCTTCCGGACAAGCGGAAGCCATCTCCTGAAGCTGGAAAAGTGTTTGCGGCATATCGACAAGCGAACGGAAGCCTCCCACATAGACCGAAACGGAGCCCAGCTTCATGGGAAACAGGGTAAAGTCGCTTTGCTGCTCTTTCACTTGTTGGAGTTCCTGCAGCCATTCTTTCATAGAAGGGTCACCTCCCGGGTAGTGTTCACTTTTTCCAAGACAGGTTATTCATAGAAATCCCCATCCCTATATTCAAAGTCAGAAGGGATATGGTATACTAAAATCATCTTTTGGAACACGTGTGCATAATCCATCCGTATGGGAGGCTTACCGATGAAATTATCCGTTTTCACCGTCGTAACCCCAGATTTAAGCCCAGAAGAACTGGCCGCCGCCGCTAAGGATGCGGGCCTCGATGGAATCGAATGGAGGTACAAGGAAATCCCGGCTGACGCCGCGGAGGAAGCCCCGTCTTTTTGGCGCCGGAATCTGTGCTCGATTGATCCGTCTTCCTCGGAGGAGGAACTGGAACGCTTTGTCCGGTTAGCTCAAGCCAACGGTCTTGAAAATGTAAGCGTTACCCCCTATCTGACACCGGGGGACCTGGAAGCTACAGAACGGGTGATGCAGGCGGCCAAGAAGCTCGGAGCGGGCATGATCCGGGTAGGGGTCCCGGGCTACAACGGCAAAGAGAACTACAACGACCTGTTCGACAAGGAGGTCCGCTACCTGGAAGGGGTGCAGGAGCTCTCCCGCCGGTACGGCATCAAGGGAGTGGTGGAAACCCATCACGTCACAATCTGTCCGAGCGCGGGCTTAACCCACCGGCTCGTCAGCCGGTTCGATCCCGAGCACATCGGGGTGCTTTTTGATCCGGGCAACATGGTCCACGAAGGCTTTGAGAACTTCCGGATGGGGCTTGAGCTGCTCGGCCCTTACCTTGCCCACGTGCATTTCAAGAATGCCGCCTGGGTGAAGGGAGAGGAGCGGGAGGACGGATCGATCGCCTGGAAGAGCCAGTGGGCGCCCATGACAGGAGGAATTGTCAACTGGAAGCAGGTGCTCCGCGATTTGAAGGACCTGGGCTACGACGGATACATCGGCCTTGAGGATTTCAGCGGCCAGTTTGAGAGCCGCGAGCTGCTTAGCCAGTTTGGGCGAACGGTAAGGGTTATGCTGGAAGAGGTGGAGGCGGGCCGCTAATCCGTATCCGAATGCGGCCGCAGCCGATCGACCGTAAGAATAAGATGAACAGGAAAAGACCAGCCGGATGGATAAGCGGCTGGTCTTTTTGCGTTGACGGGTCGGGTGCTCACCGGATTATTAAGAAAATCTTATGGTTTGGGACCGATTTTATTAAGCTTCCCCTAGTAGAATAAGAGAATCGTAAAAACGAACGCACGGGGGAAGACAGGATGAAGAAGCTTTTGGTGCTTGGGGTTGTGCTTGCTTTTCTTGGCTATTACAAATGGTCGTCCCTGGCGGAGATGAATGCGAAGGCTCCCGAGGTGGAGGCTCGTTCGGCCGTGCTCATGGACGCGGCGACGGGCCGCATCTATTATGAAGCGAATGCCAATGCCTCCATGCCCCCGGCCAGCATGTCCAAGATGATGACTGAGCTGGTGGTGCTCGATGAGCTCGCCGGCGGCCAGCATAAATGGGAGGAGAAGGTCCGGCTGAGCCGGTATGCTGCGGAAGTCACGGGCTCGAAGATCGGCTTGAAGGCCGGGGATGCGCTTTCGGTCCGCGACCTCTTCGATGCCATGGTGGTTCATTCGGCGAACGATGCCGCCATCGCCTTGGCTGAGCATTTTGCCGGGACGGAGGCAAAATTCGCCGATCGGATGAACGCCAAGGCGAAGGCGATCGGGCTTTCCTCCGGGACGCGGTTTGTCAACGCCACGGGCTTGATGAGGCGTGACCTACCCGATCAGGCCAAGGTGCTGACGGGGGAGACGCAGATGACCGCGAAGGATACGGCGAAGCTGGCGGCTTACCTCATCCGTACCTATCCGGAAATTTTGAAGGTCACGAGAATCAACGAGCTGGAGCTCTCGCAGATGAACATCCGCCTGCATACGACCAATCTCATGCTCGAAGGCGAGAAGTACGCGTTCTCCGGCAATGACGGCCTGAAAACGGGCTACACGGAGGAAGCCGGCTACTGCTTTACGGCAACAAGCGAGAAAAACGGCCGCCGGCTGATCAGCGTGGTGATGGGGACCACTTCGCCCGATGCCCGGTTCACGGAGTCCGAGAAGCTGCTTCATTACGGCTTCAGCCGGAAGGACGGCAAGCAGGGGCTTGCTGAATAGGCGGGGAGTCCGAAACGGGAACAACACTCACGGATGAGGCACCGGCCACTGTACAGCAGCGCATTAAAGACCAGTCCCGCCGCCTGCAGCGGCAGCGGAACTGGTCTTTTTCGGGTCGGGACGATTTGGCACGCGGTGCGTTCAATCCAGGGGCTCCGTGTCCGAAGCGTTCCACGTATGCTCCCTCATCATGCGGACATGCAGGAAGAATTCGAACATCCCCAGAACGACGGCTATGACGAAGATCTCCAGGAAGGACAAGGACCATCCGGCATAGGCGCCGACCGCCCAGAAGAATACGAAAGCGAGAACGGCATCGGCTGCCGCGGCCGCCGCATTAGAGGTCCGGCGGAGCAGGTACTGGTCTCCCACCGTATACGCGAGCGCCGATAGAATAACAGACATGAACAAGGAAGCCAGAAACGAAGCATCGGAGAAGATCATCAGCAGGGCAATGACAATGATTCCGTTTCCTGCCAGCTTAAGCATCAGATTGCTCAGGGGGCTTCCTCCTTTCCATAAAGGAAACGGCCGCAGCTCATTAAGGCTGCCGCGGTTACCGGGATGTCTAAAAAGAAGAAAGCAGCTTAACGAGCCGGCTGCTTTCCTCTGGGTTCCATCATGTATGGTGGGGCTGGTAAGCTATGTGCCGGTAGTCTCTCAGCCGTAAG contains:
- a CDS encoding GerAB/ArcD/ProY family transporter — encoded protein: MANRSLSAVLAFMCIHFSLSVFVYPEFILRSTQQAHWEVVLFGSLVELFFMWILLKGLRVFPNQDMIDILSNRGAGWTWLVLVPFGLYLLIAFSNLTRSFAELITIVFLPDTPIWALVFPFISIPLYASLKGMGVILRAGTLVAFICIPVVLLSLLGCIPNFQLHNAAPAWDPSFSFIRRPDTYTGFGTFMGFTLIGLFPAAAPIKTKWFYGAWGVVMLFNLYFVYMPLFIYGQENSTQLPFPVIVSMDTVEIPWLAFDRLTVFYVVASMMFAFLLFAINIHAIAKIGTRVLPRLKLGPMSWAVAAFAFCMAVSLKGWFYIEQSAWLLNPIRFYCLFVLPLSVYWVSRRKKVPA
- a CDS encoding sugar phosphate isomerase/epimerase family protein, giving the protein MKLSVFTVVTPDLSPEELAAAAKDAGLDGIEWRYKEIPADAAEEAPSFWRRNLCSIDPSSSEEELERFVRLAQANGLENVSVTPYLTPGDLEATERVMQAAKKLGAGMIRVGVPGYNGKENYNDLFDKEVRYLEGVQELSRRYGIKGVVETHHVTICPSAGLTHRLVSRFDPEHIGVLFDPGNMVHEGFENFRMGLELLGPYLAHVHFKNAAWVKGEEREDGSIAWKSQWAPMTGGIVNWKQVLRDLKDLGYDGYIGLEDFSGQFESRELLSQFGRTVRVMLEEVEAGR
- a CDS encoding Ger(x)C family spore germination protein → MNRGIPRLAVSLLAAVVLLGTLPGCWGIKDINHRVLPTVMGISHGEGNRYKVTLQVPIPGPNKTEVRIVNEEAETLTKALDRIKRNMENQVDLLHMKLIVLHEEVAEKSIRSEVEYAVRSREIATKAFLAVTDRDITGLLRSTQVNVEREGTTFLNFFGKQAGWTPAIPIYRVWEAYRGLHAYTQDGIIPIVRPAKEGMIQFVGSGVIKQDRMVSRITPDETVLLNIYRNNFQGAVIEVMEQASVSIVRAKVTNKPRLVKGRPRLTIDMTLSYIIQETKGSISPDQINQELEKLVAGQFQTMITKLKREQADIFGFGQLFRGRLPYEELKNWRSEYYPQLDIELRVKATMRNSGLMNIGNR
- a CDS encoding DODA-type extradiol aromatic ring-opening family dioxygenase — translated: MAVSYFIGHGSPILALEQNGYTEDMRKLGESLGKPDGVVVFTAHWTRPGLMLTATDGVQETIHDFGGFPDELFQVQYPAKGSARIAEELRERLTSEGIGAQVTDARGLDHGVWVILRHLFPEADVPVIAVSVDPSLPPQEQYRIGQALSGWTDRNVVIIGSGSTVHNFREMSFGRPDAADPWAKEFDDWLVERMRQGETEALFAYRDSAPHGRRATPDYEHFLPLFIALGAGSGEAELLHQSYQYGSLSHLIIRFG
- a CDS encoding VOC family protein, coding for MDIRETGIILFCENYELALKFYSEQLGLNIRERGKDLSILNFGGSYLMLEGHGVASDKEKTRAQNPTVIRFNVNHFASAVSDLVARGIKVEVKSFQWGTIGVVMDPEGNRIELKG
- a CDS encoding DUF2512 family protein; this encodes MLKLAGNGIIVIALLMIFSDASFLASLFMSVILSALAYTVGDQYLLRRTSNAAAAAADAVLAFVFFWAVGAYAGWSLSFLEIFVIAVVLGMFEFFLHVRMMREHTWNASDTEPLD
- a CDS encoding D-alanyl-D-alanine carboxypeptidase family protein, whose translation is MKKLLVLGVVLAFLGYYKWSSLAEMNAKAPEVEARSAVLMDAATGRIYYEANANASMPPASMSKMMTELVVLDELAGGQHKWEEKVRLSRYAAEVTGSKIGLKAGDALSVRDLFDAMVVHSANDAAIALAEHFAGTEAKFADRMNAKAKAIGLSSGTRFVNATGLMRRDLPDQAKVLTGETQMTAKDTAKLAAYLIRTYPEILKVTRINELELSQMNIRLHTTNLMLEGEKYAFSGNDGLKTGYTEEAGYCFTATSEKNGRRLISVVMGTTSPDARFTESEKLLHYGFSRKDGKQGLAE
- a CDS encoding spore germination protein, whose protein sequence is MKEWLQELQQVKEQQSDFTLFPMKLGSVSVYVGGFRSLVDMPQTLFQLQEMASACPEGMAGLSLRLGGERIPTLPEAFLALAKGKLLIVPEDGGEGMAVPPVSRKIYRGVEESANESVVLGPLDAFNESLDVNIGILRSRMNSRFLQHESFSVGSVQVHEISLFYLEGRVHRSLLRKVRDQLTQIRDQEFGCLQEFFILMGGRSWSLIPTALTTELPAQAVYYLKQGRVVLLLSGLPFALVLPKLWTDSFFLATDREFPYLVLIFMRILRILAFFLAIALPGLYVALISVNPDLLRVQLALSVAESRLGVPYPAMVEMLFVLLIVELILEASLRLPKSIGPAITMVGGIIVGQALVEARLVSNLLIIVVAASTIANFVVISVQTSFTLRLLKYFLLLFAGIYGIFGIFAGLFVLGFYMSQVSFYGIPFVSLWKKEEASDG